The following nucleotide sequence is from Pseudomonadales bacterium.
TTTAGCTAACGGAATCCTGCCTAGTTGGAGACGTCCATCAAAGGAAATGCTACTGACAAACCGGACAGTTCAGATTTTTATTTAAACGCAAACGTTGAAAATTCATACTTTTTGCATCAAACAGTAATAAATGCCCCACCAGCGTTTCGCCAAAACCGATAATAAGTTTGATCGTCTGCAACGCTTGCATGGTTCCGATAATACCGGTTAGCGGCGCAATCACGCCATTTTCGGAACAACTTAGTTGCTGTTCGCTACCTTCAGGATAAAGACATTGGTAACAAGGGCTTTGCACATCACGTGCATCGAATACCGCCAGCTGTCCTTCCAAGCGAATCGCCGCGCCCGACACCAATGGCTTTTGCTGGCGCACACAGGCCGCATTGATAGCGTAACGGGTACTGAAATTATCAGTACAATCAAGAACCAAATCACAATCGGCGATTTGTGCTTCGAGCTGTTCGCCCTCAAGCTTCTTGGCAATGCTAACCACATTAATACTCGGATTAATCGCCAGTAGCGTTTGTTTGGCGGAATGAACTTTTGCCCTTCCGACATCCTTCAAGGTATGAGCGATTTGCCGCTGCAAATTAGTCAGGTCAACCTCGTCGTAATCCACCAAAGTCAGATGCCCAACTCCTGCCGCCGCAAGATACATGGCGACAGGACAGCCCAAGCCACCCAACCCGATGACTAACACTTTGGCGGCTAATAGTTTATCCTGCCCTTCGATATCAACCTCCGGCAGCATTATTTGGCGACTGTACTGCAATAATTGTTCGTCATTCATCATAAAGCTTCTTCTCCCCGCCACTGACATTGAGTGGCGCGATCCAATCCGGCTAAATCCTGAAAAGTCTTCATGTTACTATAACCGACAGCAGACAATATTTCCCGCACCGCTTGCGCTTGCTGACAGCCGTGCTCCAGCAATAAAAATCCTTGCAACTTGAGATGGTCTTTGGCCTGTGTCGCAATACATTTAATATCGTGCAAACCATCTTCCTCGGATACTAATGCCGTTTTCGGCTCAAACCGTACATCGCCGCAGAGCAAATGCGGATCATCGGCGGCGATATAGGGCGGATTACCCAGAATCAAATCAAAGGCTTGCTTCGGCAATGCCGAACACCAATCACTTACCACAAAACGCAGGTTCATTAACTGAAATGCTACGCGATTTTGCTCAGCCAAGGCCACTATCTGCGGACTTATGTCAGCCCCCAAAACTTGCCATCTAGACCTTTCATGTGCCAGCGCAAGTGCAATAGCACCCGTTCCAGTGCCCAGATCGGCAATAGTTCGCGGAGAATCGGAGGCAAATAATTCTAACCCAAGCTGCACCAGTAATTCCGTATCCGGCCGTGGAATCAACGTATCCGAACTGACCTTAATCGGTAACGACCAAAATTCTTTCTCGCCTACCAGGTAGGCAATCGGAACACCTTTTTGCCGCTGCACCAAAAGGGACTCAAAAACCTGCTGTTGTGCCGCCGTTAACTCCCGATCAGGCCAAGTATAAAGATAGGTTTTATCGCGCTCTAACGCATGTGCTAATAAAACTGCGACATCCAACCGGGCGGTA
It contains:
- a CDS encoding molybdopterin-synthase adenylyltransferase MoeB encodes the protein MMNDEQLLQYSRQIMLPEVDIEGQDKLLAAKVLVIGLGGLGCPVAMYLAAAGVGHLTLVDYDEVDLTNLQRQIAHTLKDVGRAKVHSAKQTLLAINPSINVVSIAKKLEGEQLEAQIADCDLVLDCTDNFSTRYAINAACVRQQKPLVSGAAIRLEGQLAVFDARDVQSPCYQCLYPEGSEQQLSCSENGVIAPLTGIIGTMQALQTIKLIIGFGETLVGHLLLFDAKSMNFQRLRLNKNLNCPVCQ
- the prmC gene encoding peptide chain release factor N(5)-glutamine methyltransferase, which codes for MATIKQTLALAGRLDGLSDTARLDVAVLLAHALERDKTYLYTWPDRELTAAQQQVFESLLVQRQKGVPIAYLVGEKEFWSLPIKVSSDTLIPRPDTELLVQLGLELFASDSPRTIADLGTGTGAIALALAHERSRWQVLGADISPQIVALAEQNRVAFQLMNLRFVVSDWCSALPKQAFDLILGNPPYIAADDPHLLCGDVRFEPKTALVSEEDGLHDIKCIATQAKDHLKLQGFLLLEHGCQQAQAVREILSAVGYSNMKTFQDLAGLDRATQCQWRGEEAL